A single Candidatus Chlamydia corallus DNA region contains:
- a CDS encoding MFS transporter produces MTVSVQKKSFRALVTTHFLTIINDNLYKFLLAFFLLEGKTLTENAKILSCVSFFFALPFLLLAPLAGSLADRFQKRNIILATRFIEIICTVLGAYFFFIQSVIGGYLVLILMACHTTIFAPAKLGILPEMLPSEQLSQANGIMTAATYTGSILGSCLAPLVVDITHRLDINSYVWPTVLCVVVSIISTIISFYIRPSNVKNVKQKITFASFKDLWKILKDTRIIHYLTVSIFLGSFFLLIGAYTQLEIIPFVEFTLKYPKHYGAYLFPVVALGVGIGSYITGKISGKDIKIGYVPLAAIGLALVFMGLYAFACSVIVVLFFLLALGFLGGVYQVPLHAYVQYASPEHKRGQILAANNFLDFFGVLVAAGVIRVLGSNLGLSPEKSFFYVGWFVLVVSIWTLWIWREHVYRLVLGVVLRKQLGRYLKIHQSSIPKCYFVSVQNYREIRRVLAMLTKTIRSKVIVLDQKLVPGWRTWLLSWCVPTVVSDVKDNDSEAQYAWSVLQANHLKTSLEKFPDICVVCLGLPNNVEKITSILQAQGIEPHLIQFLQKEEKKRVVYTLAFPDADSNS; encoded by the coding sequence ATGACTGTTTCGGTACAAAAAAAATCGTTTAGGGCACTAGTAACTACGCATTTCCTGACGATTATAAATGACAATTTATATAAATTTCTTTTAGCCTTTTTTTTGTTGGAAGGTAAAACTCTAACAGAGAACGCAAAGATTCTATCCTGTGTAAGTTTCTTTTTTGCCCTTCCCTTTCTTTTACTAGCCCCGTTAGCTGGAAGTTTAGCAGATCGCTTTCAGAAACGGAATATTATCTTAGCTACCCGATTCATCGAAATTATATGTACAGTTCTTGGAGCCTACTTTTTCTTTATCCAATCTGTAATTGGAGGGTATCTAGTTTTAATTTTAATGGCATGCCACACCACGATATTTGCACCAGCCAAGCTTGGAATTCTTCCCGAAATGCTTCCTTCAGAACAACTTTCTCAAGCAAATGGTATTATGACAGCAGCCACCTATACAGGAAGCATTTTGGGTTCTTGCCTTGCTCCTCTGGTCGTCGATATAACCCATCGTTTAGATATCAATAGCTACGTTTGGCCAACAGTACTTTGTGTTGTTGTCTCTATTATTAGTACCATCATTTCTTTCTATATCCGACCTAGCAATGTGAAAAATGTTAAACAGAAGATCACCTTTGCTAGTTTCAAAGATTTATGGAAAATTTTAAAAGACACTCGGATAATTCACTATCTGACTGTATCGATTTTTTTGGGATCTTTCTTCTTATTGATAGGTGCGTATACGCAGTTAGAGATTATTCCTTTTGTAGAGTTTACTTTAAAATATCCTAAACATTATGGCGCCTACCTTTTCCCTGTTGTTGCTTTGGGGGTAGGTATAGGGTCCTACATCACAGGAAAAATTTCAGGAAAAGATATTAAAATAGGCTATGTCCCTTTGGCAGCTATCGGCCTAGCTCTAGTATTTATGGGACTTTATGCTTTTGCTTGTTCCGTGATAGTAGTTTTATTTTTTTTACTTGCACTTGGATTTCTCGGGGGCGTGTATCAAGTGCCTCTCCATGCTTACGTGCAATATGCAAGCCCAGAACATAAGAGAGGGCAAATTTTAGCCGCCAATAACTTCTTAGATTTCTTTGGGGTGTTAGTCGCTGCAGGAGTTATTCGAGTTTTGGGAAGTAACTTAGGCTTATCTCCTGAAAAAAGTTTTTTTTATGTGGGCTGGTTTGTCTTAGTTGTTTCTATCTGGACATTATGGATATGGAGAGAGCATGTTTATCGTCTAGTATTAGGTGTGGTATTACGAAAACAACTAGGTCGCTATTTAAAAATTCATCAGTCTTCGATCCCAAAATGTTATTTTGTTTCCGTACAGAATTATAGGGAAATCCGACGTGTTTTAGCTATGCTAACTAAAACCATAAGAAGTAAGGTAATTGTTTTAGATCAAAAATTGGTTCCGGGATGGAGAACTTGGTTATTGTCTTGGTGTGTTCCTACAGTCGTCTCAGATGTAAAAGATAACGATTCTGAAGCCCAGTATGCTTGGTCTGTTCTACAGGCAAATCACCTAAAAACGTCTTTAGAGAAATTTCCTGATATCTGTGTTGTATGTTTGGGACTGCCAAATAATGTGGAGAAAATTACATCAATATTACAAGCACAGGGTATAGAACCGCATCTTATACAATTTTTACAGAAAGAAGAAAAAAAAAGAGTTGTTTATACTCTAGCTTTTCCCGATGCGGATAGCAATTCTTAG
- a CDS encoding exodeoxyribonuclease V subunit gamma, whose translation MNATKHCRASFSNSPPHLLAQLAEDITSTYQKPFTKRWILVANATTGHWIKKQLLYALSDHIFMGSTIFTASDSIVKHLFLGRGCSQPRIPDYLTLPLLINNTLEEIQKTFRLQDGSEFLSQPTYERSKKLATAFKQFHTFSQRPTKSAGHYQELFQRLESHFSSYEEMFSTILNNRSQQEDCSLHIFGYAHLPKHLAEFFIDLSTFFPVYFYCFSPCREYFGDLLSDRAIDFFWNQFPDSPIKNAWEHYVLSDRQVLLANLAHKSQSSQNFFLDREIDYQEIFLSSKNDSSLGRVQNSILDLKPISPQDISQTKQTICIYKALNISREVQEVFCKVTELLHRGVLPEEIFILSSHIESYKVHLNAIFYPHVPIYFTDEVDSRSEDLRNKILLLSSILQTQGDLHCVLQLLTHPQLQQPIDQNKVPYLIKKLSSEWEKISSRDQTLGQQTKALGDLILEEYPFNQEGGRVSQVEVWETTLPLIYSIQDYINLYLSNSQHSYEDLFQLLFSFLEKVFLLSPEETSFITALRNSLFPTFATYSCSLLFFTDFCLDFLLHFHKPSPLYDKPGPYIGSLSSLSLIPKGYTFILGANKTTSSDVFDLLNKATTHEELAFSSTEDEENFHFLQILVSTKHELHISYISSAAHFNLPSSFLNHIKETLDLPTETLATQPYLSAFFKNKTQLHASLIFKLSESFQSMQSSLFRNVIPKQPLL comes from the coding sequence ATGAATGCCACCAAACATTGCCGAGCAAGCTTTAGCAACTCGCCCCCCCACCTCCTAGCTCAGCTTGCGGAGGATATTACGTCCACGTATCAAAAACCTTTTACCAAACGATGGATTCTTGTTGCAAATGCTACTACAGGGCACTGGATAAAAAAACAACTTTTGTATGCCTTATCAGATCACATTTTTATGGGATCGACTATTTTCACCGCTTCGGATTCCATTGTCAAACACTTATTCTTGGGTAGGGGTTGCTCGCAACCTCGCATTCCAGACTACCTTACACTTCCTCTATTAATAAATAATACTTTAGAAGAGATCCAGAAGACTTTTCGATTGCAAGATGGTAGTGAATTTTTATCTCAGCCAACCTATGAAAGATCAAAAAAACTTGCTACTGCATTTAAACAATTCCATACTTTTTCACAACGCCCTACGAAAAGTGCTGGGCATTACCAAGAGCTATTCCAACGCTTGGAAAGTCATTTTTCTTCATATGAGGAGATGTTCTCGACTATTTTAAATAATCGATCCCAACAAGAGGACTGTTCCCTTCATATTTTCGGTTATGCTCATCTTCCCAAGCATCTTGCGGAATTCTTTATTGACTTGAGTACATTTTTCCCTGTTTATTTCTATTGTTTTTCCCCCTGTCGAGAATATTTTGGTGACTTACTTTCCGATAGAGCTATTGATTTCTTTTGGAATCAATTCCCCGACTCTCCAATAAAAAATGCTTGGGAGCATTATGTATTATCAGATAGACAAGTGCTGCTTGCAAACTTAGCTCATAAATCTCAGTCATCACAAAATTTTTTCTTAGATAGGGAAATAGACTATCAAGAAATCTTTCTTTCTTCGAAAAATGATTCTTCTTTAGGACGAGTACAAAATTCTATTTTAGACCTCAAACCAATCTCCCCTCAAGACATCTCTCAAACAAAACAAACAATTTGTATTTATAAAGCCCTGAATATTTCTAGAGAAGTTCAAGAAGTATTTTGTAAGGTTACTGAACTTTTGCATCGTGGAGTCTTACCTGAGGAAATTTTTATTCTATCTTCTCACATAGAGAGCTACAAGGTACATTTAAATGCTATTTTCTATCCTCACGTGCCTATATACTTTACTGATGAAGTGGATTCACGATCTGAAGATCTCAGAAATAAAATTCTTCTACTCTCCTCGATTTTACAAACACAAGGAGATTTACATTGCGTTCTTCAGCTGCTTACGCATCCACAGCTACAACAACCCATAGATCAAAATAAGGTGCCCTATCTGATTAAAAAGCTTTCCTCAGAATGGGAAAAAATTTCTTCAAGAGACCAAACTTTGGGTCAACAAACGAAAGCTTTAGGTGATCTTATATTAGAAGAATATCCCTTTAATCAAGAGGGTGGGCGTGTCAGTCAAGTAGAAGTTTGGGAAACGACATTACCTTTAATTTATTCCATTCAAGACTATATAAATCTTTATCTTTCTAATTCCCAACATAGCTACGAAGATCTTTTTCAACTTTTATTTTCTTTTTTAGAAAAAGTTTTCTTGTTATCTCCAGAAGAAACGTCTTTCATCACAGCACTAAGAAATTCTCTTTTCCCGACATTTGCTACATATTCCTGTTCCCTTCTTTTCTTTACTGATTTCTGTTTGGATTTTTTGCTTCACTTTCATAAACCAAGTCCCTTGTATGACAAACCAGGGCCTTATATAGGGAGTTTAAGTAGCCTAAGCTTAATTCCCAAAGGTTATACATTTATTTTAGGAGCGAATAAGACAACATCATCAGACGTTTTTGATCTTTTAAATAAGGCAACAACTCACGAAGAGCTCGCATTTTCTTCTACAGAAGACGAGGAAAATTTTCATTTCCTACAAATTCTAGTCTCTACAAAACATGAGCTTCATATTAGTTACATATCATCAGCAGCCCATTTCAATCTCCCCAGCTCATTTCTAAATCACATCAAAGAAACCTTAGATCTACCTACAGAAACATTAGCAACACAGCCCTACCTCTCCGCTTTCTTCAAAAATAAGACTCAGTTGCATGCTTCCCTAATATTCAAACTTTCAGAGAGTTTCCAGAGTATGCAGAGCAGCTTGTTCAGGAATGTGATCCCGAAACAACCCCTGTTATGA
- a CDS encoding rhodanese-related sulfurtransferase has protein sequence MEKKYYALAYYYITHLDNPHEEIALHKEFLKNLDVSCRIYISEQGINGQFSGYASDAELYMQWLKERPKFVNIKFKIHHIKENIFPRITVKYRKELATLGYPVDLSKQAKHISPQEWHEKLQENRCLILDVRNNYEWKIGHFDNATLPNIQTFREFPEYAEQLVQECDPETTPVMMYCTGGIRCELYSPILLEKGFKEVYQLDDGVIAYGQQVGTGKWLGKLFVFDDRLAIPIDENDPNVTPIAECCHCHIPCDFYYNCANTDCNFLFLCCVECIQKYQGCCSKECSRSPRVRKFDSSRGNKPFRRAHLCEIKENNESTSCCLM, from the coding sequence ATGGAAAAAAAATATTATGCGCTAGCCTATTACTATATTACTCATTTGGATAATCCACATGAAGAAATCGCTTTACACAAAGAGTTCTTAAAAAACTTAGATGTTTCTTGTCGTATTTACATTTCAGAGCAGGGTATCAACGGACAATTTAGTGGTTATGCATCCGATGCTGAGCTCTATATGCAATGGCTTAAAGAACGGCCTAAATTTGTCAATATTAAGTTTAAAATCCATCACATCAAAGAAAATATCTTTCCCAGGATTACAGTAAAGTATCGAAAAGAACTTGCTACTTTAGGGTATCCAGTAGACCTTTCCAAGCAAGCGAAACACATTTCGCCTCAAGAATGGCACGAGAAATTACAAGAAAATCGTTGTCTCATTTTAGATGTTAGAAATAATTATGAATGGAAAATCGGCCACTTTGATAACGCAACCCTCCCTAATATTCAAACTTTCAGAGAGTTTCCAGAGTATGCAGAGCAGCTTGTTCAGGAATGTGATCCCGAAACAACCCCTGTTATGATGTATTGTACTGGAGGAATTCGTTGTGAGCTTTACTCTCCAATTTTGTTAGAAAAAGGCTTTAAAGAAGTCTATCAACTTGACGATGGTGTTATTGCTTATGGACAACAAGTAGGAACGGGAAAGTGGTTGGGAAAACTATTTGTTTTTGATGATCGCCTAGCCATTCCGATTGATGAAAACGATCCTAATGTGACTCCCATAGCAGAATGTTGTCACTGTCACATTCCCTGTGATTTCTATTACAACTGCGCGAACACAGATTGTAATTTTCTATTTCTTTGTTGTGTTGAATGTATTCAAAAATATCAAGGATGTTGTTCTAAAGAATGCTCTCGAAGCCCTAGAGTTCGCAAATTCGATAGCTCGCGAGGAAACAAGCCTTTTCGACGTGCCCATTTGTGTGAAATCAAGGAAAACAACGAATCTACAAGTTGTTGTTTAATGTAG
- the rpsD gene encoding 30S ribosomal protein S4, which yields MARYCGPKNRVARRFGANIFGRSRNPLLKKPHPPGQHGMQRKKKSDYGLQLEEKQKLKACYGMIMEKQLVKAFKEVIHKQGNVTQMFLERFECRLDNMVYRMGFAKTIFAAQQLVSHGHVLVNGRRVDRRSFFLRPGMQISLKEKSKRLQFVKDALESKDESSLPSYISLDKAGFKGELLLSPEQDQIEAQLPLPINISVVCEFLSHRT from the coding sequence ATGGCTCGATATTGTGGCCCTAAAAATAGAGTGGCAAGACGTTTTGGTGCGAACATCTTTGGCAGAAGTCGAAATCCTTTGTTAAAGAAGCCTCATCCTCCAGGTCAACATGGTATGCAGAGAAAGAAAAAGTCTGACTATGGACTCCAACTGGAAGAAAAACAGAAGCTTAAAGCTTGCTATGGGATGATTATGGAGAAGCAGCTGGTTAAGGCTTTCAAAGAAGTTATACATAAGCAAGGAAATGTTACTCAGATGTTCCTCGAGAGATTTGAGTGCCGTCTTGATAACATGGTCTACCGCATGGGCTTTGCAAAAACAATTTTTGCTGCTCAACAGCTTGTTTCCCACGGCCATGTATTAGTCAACGGACGACGAGTAGATAGACGTTCTTTCTTCCTTCGTCCTGGGATGCAGATTTCTCTAAAAGAAAAGTCAAAGCGACTTCAATTTGTAAAAGATGCCTTGGAAAGCAAGGATGAAAGCTCTCTGCCTTCCTACATCTCTTTAGATAAGGCAGGCTTTAAAGGGGAATTACTTTTATCTCCTGAGCAAGATCAAATAGAAGCTCAGTTGCCTTTGCCTATCAATATTTCTGTTGTCTGTGAGTTCCTATCCCATAGAACATAG
- a CDS encoding deoxyribonuclease IV, which translates to MHVLPPPNISLLGAHTSTAGGLKNAIYEGRDIGASTVQIFTANQRQWQRRTLKPEVVRDFKEALKETDLSYIMSHAGYLINAGAPDPIILEKSRIGIYQEIADCITLGISFVNFHPGAALKKSKEECLNKIIASFGQSASLFDNAPSLVVLLETTAGQGTLIGSNFEELGYLVQNLKNRIPIGVCVDTCHIFAAGYDITSPKGWEHVLKEFDHHIGLSYLRAFHLNDSMFPLGENKDRHAPIGKGYIGKESFKFLMTNEQTKKIPKYLETPGGPENWEKEIRELLNFSKNRG; encoded by the coding sequence ATGCACGTACTTCCTCCTCCAAACATTTCTTTATTAGGTGCTCACACCTCGACTGCTGGCGGGCTCAAAAATGCTATTTATGAAGGCCGCGATATCGGAGCTTCTACGGTTCAAATCTTTACAGCAAACCAAAGGCAGTGGCAAAGGCGAACCTTAAAACCAGAAGTCGTTAGAGACTTCAAAGAAGCGCTCAAAGAAACTGACCTTTCTTATATTATGAGTCATGCGGGATACCTGATCAATGCAGGCGCTCCCGATCCCATAATCTTAGAGAAAAGTCGTATAGGAATTTATCAAGAAATCGCGGATTGCATTACTTTAGGAATTTCTTTTGTTAATTTTCACCCCGGCGCTGCTCTTAAAAAATCTAAAGAAGAATGCCTTAATAAAATTATTGCTAGCTTTGGACAATCTGCTTCTTTATTTGATAATGCACCTTCTCTTGTTGTTTTATTGGAAACTACAGCAGGGCAGGGAACTTTAATTGGAAGCAACTTTGAAGAGTTGGGTTATCTCGTCCAAAACTTGAAGAATCGAATCCCCATTGGTGTCTGTGTAGATACATGTCATATTTTCGCTGCAGGCTACGATATTACCTCTCCAAAGGGCTGGGAACATGTTCTTAAGGAATTTGACCACCACATAGGTCTATCATATTTACGTGCCTTTCACCTTAATGATTCTATGTTTCCGTTAGGAGAAAACAAAGATCGCCATGCGCCTATTGGAAAGGGTTATATAGGTAAGGAATCTTTTAAATTTCTAATGACAAACGAACAAACTAAAAAAATTCCTAAGTATTTAGAAACTCCTGGCGGACCTGAAAATTGGGAAAAAGAAATTCGAGAACTTTTGAATTTTTCAAAAAATCGAGGATAA
- a CDS encoding lipid II flippase MurJ codes for MSKKDSEVSLARSIFNILSGTFCSRVTGIFREIAMATYFGADPIVAAFWLGFRTVFFLRKILGGLILEQAFIPHFEFLRAQSIDRAAFFFRRFSRLIKGSAILFTLFVEVILAMVLQYVEGGTYDIILLTMILLPCGIFLMMYNVNGALLHCENKFFGVGLAPVVVNVIWIFFVIAARHSDPRERIIGLSVALVIGFFFEWLITVPGVWKFLLSAKTPPEEHDSVRALLAPLSLGILTSSIFQLNLLSDICLARYVHEIGPLYLMYSLKIYQLPIHLFGFGVFTVLLPAISRCVQREDHEKGLELMRFVLNLTMSVMIIMTTGLLLLALPGVRVLYEHGLFPQSAVYAIVRVLRGYSASIIPMALAPLVSVLFYAQRQYAVPLFIGIGTALANIVLSLILGRWVLKDVSGISYATSITAWVQLYFLWYYSSKRLPMYSKLLWESMRRSTKVMGTTILACMVTLGLNILTQTTYVIFLAPLTPLAWPLSSIAAQAIAFLSESGIFLAFLFGFAKLLRVEDLINLASFEYWRGQRGLLQRQHLMQDNQN; via the coding sequence ATGAGCAAAAAAGACAGCGAAGTTTCCTTAGCTCGTTCAATTTTTAATATTTTATCTGGAACCTTCTGTAGTCGTGTTACAGGGATATTTCGAGAAATTGCAATGGCAACATATTTTGGAGCTGATCCAATTGTGGCTGCTTTTTGGTTGGGTTTTCGTACTGTTTTCTTCTTAAGAAAAATTTTAGGGGGGCTAATTTTAGAACAAGCCTTCATTCCTCATTTTGAATTTCTCCGTGCTCAAAGTATAGATCGTGCAGCGTTTTTTTTCCGACGTTTCTCTAGATTGATTAAAGGCAGTGCTATCTTATTTACGCTATTTGTTGAAGTGATATTAGCGATGGTTCTTCAATACGTTGAAGGGGGGACCTATGATATTATTCTTCTTACTATGATTCTCTTGCCCTGTGGCATTTTCTTAATGATGTATAACGTAAACGGTGCTTTGCTCCACTGTGAAAATAAATTTTTCGGTGTGGGATTAGCTCCGGTAGTTGTAAATGTCATTTGGATTTTCTTTGTTATAGCTGCTCGTCATTCCGATCCTAGAGAGCGTATTATTGGTTTGTCAGTTGCTCTAGTTATTGGCTTTTTCTTTGAATGGTTAATCACTGTTCCTGGAGTATGGAAATTTCTATTGAGTGCTAAGACCCCTCCTGAAGAACACGATAGTGTTCGAGCTTTATTAGCTCCCTTGTCTTTAGGAATTTTGACTTCGAGCATATTTCAACTCAACCTTCTTTCTGATATTTGCTTAGCACGCTATGTACATGAAATAGGTCCTCTATATCTCATGTATTCCTTAAAGATTTATCAACTTCCCATACATTTGTTTGGATTTGGCGTGTTTACCGTTCTCCTCCCCGCAATTTCTCGTTGTGTACAACGAGAAGATCATGAGAAAGGATTGGAACTTATGAGGTTCGTTCTCAACCTAACAATGTCCGTAATGATTATTATGACAACGGGGCTATTGCTTCTAGCTTTACCTGGAGTGCGCGTTCTTTATGAACATGGACTTTTTCCTCAAAGTGCGGTCTATGCCATTGTTCGGGTATTGCGAGGCTACAGTGCAAGTATTATCCCTATGGCTTTGGCTCCTTTAGTATCCGTTCTTTTTTATGCACAACGGCAGTATGCTGTCCCGCTTTTTATAGGGATTGGTACTGCTTTGGCCAATATTGTTCTAAGTTTGATTTTAGGTCGTTGGGTTTTAAAGGATGTCTCAGGTATTTCCTATGCAACATCAATAACTGCTTGGGTACAGTTATATTTCCTTTGGTACTATTCCTCGAAAAGATTGCCTATGTATTCTAAGCTACTTTGGGAAAGTATGCGGCGTTCTACAAAAGTTATGGGGACAACAATACTTGCTTGTATGGTTACTTTAGGCTTAAATATCCTTACCCAAACTACATATGTAATTTTCTTAGCTCCCCTGACACCTCTTGCCTGGCCCCTATCATCGATAGCTGCTCAAGCTATTGCTTTTTTGTCTGAGAGCGGCATTTTCTTGGCTTTTTTGTTTGGTTTTGCAAAACTGCTTCGAGTGGAAGATCTGATTAATTTGGCTTCTTTTGAATACTGGCGTGGACAACGTGGTCTTTTACAAAGACAACACTTAATGCAAGACAATCAGAATTAA